A region of the Veillonellaceae bacterium genome:
CTAACGCAACCTGTTGGGCGTAGATGCCCCTTACTAATGTATTTAAACCGCCAAAAGTAGATCCCATGTAAATTCACTCCATCTAGAATATTCCAAATTATACTTTATGATCAAAGAGCGCTCGCGATGGCGCCGGTTTATCACTTTGCCGCCCTTTGGAGGCGTAGGTAGGTCCTGATTGATTCTGCGCCAAAATATTAATGTTGTAATTTACAAAATTGAGCGCATGCTGTATTAGCTGAGTATTCACTTTGTTAAGAGGAGCAAGTTCGCCAAGGACTTTTTCAAAATCAGCATTTATTCTCTTTAATCGGCTGGCAGTATTATCGTCGGCGTGTTTTGATATATTTTCGAGCGTTATTTCACTCGGCGTAAGTCCTAATACATTGCCGATTT
Encoded here:
- a CDS encoding flagellar protein FlgN encodes the protein LSQEKRTVLVAADGQRLEQITKQEELLILQAGKLDNQRSDIVKEIGNVLGLTPSEITLENISKHADDNTASRLKRINADFEKVLGELAPLNKVNTQLIQHALNFVNYNINILAQNQSGPTYASKGRQSDKPAPSRALFDHKV